Proteins from a single region of Streptomyces sp. HUAS 15-9:
- a CDS encoding YwqJ-related putative deaminase — MMIMNVTQTGPHADTRTGGRHNHASDDPRVGWSHAETPHAPALLHRRDGITPTVAAALSVRGATLTATAARGDEPPPLHPLVQDFLDTLTSAQRDRFTGRCAETLLISRHITAADAARSKRAARKPMTNGEARRALKQAKLTARRIREDGDPLHGGFAAPCRACTALSAHFGVRVVAPATDGG, encoded by the coding sequence ATGATGATCATGAATGTGACGCAGACGGGACCACACGCGGACACCCGCACCGGCGGCAGACACAACCACGCCTCGGACGACCCCCGCGTCGGCTGGAGCCACGCCGAAACCCCACACGCCCCCGCCCTCCTGCACCGCCGCGACGGCATCACACCCACCGTCGCCGCCGCCCTCTCCGTCCGCGGCGCCACCCTCACCGCCACCGCCGCCCGCGGCGACGAACCCCCACCCCTCCACCCCCTCGTCCAGGACTTCCTCGACACCCTCACCAGCGCACAGCGCGACCGCTTCACCGGCCGCTGCGCCGAAACCCTCCTCATATCCCGCCACATCACCGCCGCCGACGCCGCCCGCAGCAAGCGCGCCGCCCGCAAGCCGATGACCAACGGCGAGGCCCGCAGAGCCCTCAAGCAGGCCAAACTCACCGCCCGCCGGATACGCGAGGACGGCGACCCCCTCCACGGAGGCTTCGCCGCACCCTGCCGCGCCTGCACCGCACTCAGCGCCCACTTCGGCGTCCGCGTCGTCGCCCCGGCGACCGACGGCGGCTGA
- a CDS encoding SUKH-3 domain-containing protein: protein MHTDRTSTTRFPVPIDAALRAAGWQPGRWDIKQAEVWADTLREHTSPAGHRHTVFPAAVEAWAEFGGLSITPVGPGRQVAPAVLDLDPLHGLHLARTLGDLGRALDTELCPLGEETETHSLLTIDAEGRVYTLDHTGDWYLGPDIDHALTALIAGIEPVRLTTG from the coding sequence ATGCACACCGACCGCACCTCAACCACCCGCTTCCCGGTACCCATCGACGCCGCCCTGCGCGCCGCCGGCTGGCAACCCGGACGCTGGGACATCAAGCAGGCCGAGGTCTGGGCCGACACCCTCCGCGAACACACCTCACCCGCCGGACACCGGCACACCGTCTTCCCCGCGGCCGTCGAGGCCTGGGCCGAATTCGGCGGCCTCAGCATCACCCCGGTCGGCCCCGGCCGCCAGGTCGCCCCCGCCGTCCTCGACCTCGACCCGCTGCACGGCCTCCACCTCGCCCGCACCCTCGGCGACCTCGGCCGCGCCCTCGACACCGAGCTCTGCCCCCTCGGCGAGGAGACCGAGACCCACTCCCTCCTCACCATCGACGCCGAAGGCCGCGTCTACACCCTCGACCACACCGGCGACTGGTACCTCGGCCCCGACATCGACCACGCCCTGACGGCACTCATCGCGGGCATCGAACCCGTACGGCTCACAACCGGCTGA